A window of the Campylobacter massiliensis genome harbors these coding sequences:
- a CDS encoding response regulator transcription factor: MQDYSILDVLSNKKVLCLEDEPYILKNMIDSLELFFAEVKGVSDGIEALDEAMSGSYDALVLDVSVPHMDGLEVAKKIRSANRKIPIVIISSHTEQEYLWRAVELKITRYLSKPYDKDTFIKALEDVAMELIDHTPMFSINDELKYDFSKKIIYIKEEACRLSKSESKLLEYFLNNKNQTITYEQLFDYMWEFEQPTKEAIKTIVKELRRKIGKDTIKNLYGVGYLCEVQI; this comes from the coding sequence ATGCAAGATTACTCTATTTTAGATGTTTTATCCAATAAAAAAGTCCTTTGTTTAGAGGATGAACCTTATATATTAAAAAATATGATCGACTCCCTCGAGCTGTTTTTTGCCGAAGTAAAAGGCGTAAGCGACGGCATCGAGGCGCTAGACGAGGCTATGAGCGGCTCATACGACGCACTCGTCCTAGATGTCAGCGTCCCGCACATGGACGGTCTAGAGGTAGCTAAAAAGATCCGCTCCGCAAACCGCAAAATCCCTATAGTCATCATTTCAAGCCATACCGAGCAGGAGTATTTGTGGCGTGCGGTTGAGCTAAAGATCACGAGATATCTATCAAAGCCTTACGACAAAGATACGTTTATAAAAGCGCTAGAAGACGTCGCGATGGAGCTCATCGACCATACGCCGATGTTTAGTATCAACGACGAGCTCAAATACGACTTTAGTAAAAAAATCATATATATAAAGGAAGAGGCCTGTCGCCTCTCCAAAAGCGAGAGCAAGCTTTTGGAGTATTTTTTAAACAACAAAAACCAAACCATCACTTACGAACAGCTATTTGACTACATGTGGGAATTTGAACAACCGACCAAAGAGGCCATCAAAACCATCGTAAAAGAGCTGCGCCGCAAGATCGGCAAAGACACAATCAAAAATTTATACGGCGTAGGATATCTATGTGAAGTCCAAATTTAA
- a CDS encoding DUF3137 domain-containing protein produces the protein MDDLVLLELERQKVLRSLFRLKLTCVFVAAVVAWLLYLAAQNAALSAGAFVVCGAAMYYFFESIFTDSFTFKFKRKVVRGIVEECGLAYYPGDYVESDYLYMIYDFDIDKYSGNDLIFGQIEGVRVKFSDVEALSIKEDLRGNETHRVLFAGILFVADFPKRLKGVTQICSGMDDFKDYGGKRARMDDAEFERLFRVYTTDQIEARYALTPSLMENLKLLKTRFHRPINIVLTRDKICMAIRTGRDNFEPDLRRPLVGKGANRFYKDEIGGFLRIVEELRLNRKIWLD, from the coding sequence ATGGACGATCTGGTCTTGCTAGAGCTTGAGCGGCAAAAGGTTTTACGCTCGCTTTTTAGACTAAAGCTCACCTGCGTCTTCGTCGCCGCCGTGGTGGCTTGGCTGCTATATCTAGCCGCGCAAAACGCCGCTCTTAGCGCGGGCGCGTTTGTGGTCTGCGGGGCTGCGATGTACTATTTTTTCGAGAGCATTTTCACGGATAGCTTTACCTTTAAATTTAAACGAAAAGTCGTGAGAGGTATCGTAGAGGAGTGCGGTCTCGCGTATTATCCGGGCGACTACGTAGAGAGCGATTATCTTTATATGATTTACGATTTTGACATCGATAAATACTCGGGTAACGACCTGATCTTCGGGCAGATAGAGGGCGTGCGGGTCAAATTTAGCGACGTAGAGGCGCTAAGCATCAAAGAGGATTTGCGCGGAAACGAGACGCATAGAGTGCTTTTTGCGGGGATTTTATTTGTCGCCGATTTTCCTAAGCGGTTAAAGGGCGTCACGCAAATTTGTAGCGGGATGGATGATTTTAAGGACTACGGCGGCAAGCGCGCGAGGATGGACGACGCGGAGTTTGAGCGGCTATTTCGCGTCTACACGACCGATCAGATCGAGGCTAGATACGCGCTCACGCCTAGCCTGATGGAAAATCTAAAACTGCTAAAAACGAGATTTCACCGCCCTATAAACATCGTGCTGACCAGAGACAAGATCTGCATGGCGATCCGCACGGGACGCGATAACTTCGAGCCCGATCTGCGCCGTCCGCTCGTGGGCAAAGGGGCAAATAGATTTTACAAAGACGAGATCGGCGGCTTTTTGCGTATCGTCGAGGAGCTGCGGCTAAACCGTAAAATTTGGCTGGATTAG
- a CDS encoding LemA family protein, translated as MYIVLGIIAVLALIVISVYNSLVGKRNQVSNIRSGVDTQLKRRFDLIPNLVATVKQYITHERELLENISALRSGIQKAAGDEQRFALNGELSNLISKLNVVVENYPELKANENVMHLQKTLNEIEEQISAARRAYNAAVTDYNNAVEMFPSNLVASWARFHKAAFFEVPKGQDDPHDVHELFNR; from the coding sequence ATGTACATCGTCCTAGGCATCATCGCCGTCCTCGCGCTAATCGTCATCTCGGTCTACAACTCGCTAGTAGGCAAGCGCAACCAGGTCTCAAACATCAGATCAGGCGTCGATACGCAGCTAAAAAGGCGCTTTGACCTCATCCCAAACCTCGTCGCCACCGTCAAGCAGTACATCACGCACGAGCGCGAGCTGCTGGAAAACATCTCCGCGCTTAGAAGCGGCATCCAAAAGGCCGCGGGCGACGAGCAGAGATTTGCGCTAAACGGCGAGCTGTCAAACCTCATCTCAAAGCTAAACGTCGTCGTCGAGAACTACCCCGAGCTCAAAGCCAACGAAAACGTCATGCACCTGCAAAAGACGCTAAACGAGATCGAGGAGCAGATCTCCGCCGCGCGCCGCGCCTACAACGCCGCCGTGACTGATTATAACAACGCCGTGGAGATGTTTCCGTCAAATCTCGTCGCTAGCTGGGCGAGGTTTCATAAGGCGGCATTTTTCGAGGTACCGAAGGGCCAAGACGATCCGCACGACGTGCACGAGCTTTTTAACCGCTAA
- a CDS encoding heavy-metal-associated domain-containing protein, which produces MKKLALALALCAAAFADKTLVYEIPNMACVSCYEVITQTLNTLNGVKKFEVNLEAKTADIVVQDDFAENTVVEALKKQGYQAILKSAK; this is translated from the coding sequence ATGAAAAAGCTAGCTCTAGCGCTGGCGCTTTGCGCGGCGGCATTTGCGGACAAGACTTTGGTTTACGAGATCCCCAATATGGCCTGCGTGAGCTGCTACGAGGTCATCACGCAGACGCTAAATACGCTTAACGGCGTGAAGAAATTCGAGGTAAATTTGGAGGCCAAAACGGCCGACATCGTTGTCCAGGACGATTTTGCGGAAAATACGGTCGTAGAAGCGCTCAAAAAACAGGGCTATCAGGCGATTTTAAAATCCGCTAAATAG
- a CDS encoding heavy-metal-associated domain-containing protein: MKKILLLAAICGAVSAEQTYELNVPNMNCGGCAKKIEDAAKGVKGVTGVSFDLKSKDVNITADSGVNVMDIVHAIQAKKYKVGIKE, encoded by the coding sequence ATGAAGAAAATTTTACTTTTGGCGGCGATTTGCGGTGCTGTTTCTGCGGAGCAAACCTACGAACTAAACGTGCCGAATATGAACTGCGGCGGCTGCGCTAAGAAAATCGAAGATGCCGCAAAGGGCGTCAAAGGCGTCACCGGAGTGAGCTTTGACCTAAAAAGCAAAGACGTAAACATCACCGCAGATAGCGGCGTGAACGTGATGGACATCGTGCACGCGATCCAAGCCAAAAAATACAAAGTCGGTATCAAAGAATGA